One Mycolicibacterium fluoranthenivorans DNA segment encodes these proteins:
- a CDS encoding TetR family transcriptional regulator: MRSTAELRDVIIDAARAEFARYGLAGARIDRIAKSANASKERLYAHFGDKEALFRQVVAADSAEFFSAIAVRPDAVAEFAGDLYDLAASKPEHLRMITWARLEGVPLEEPELDGRKIRERDTASIIAAQAAGHVDRRWEPHQLLIMMFGIGMAWAAWPEVGPVDADTHATSRAAAVEAAARIVAPQETAGHTDVS; this comes from the coding sequence GTGAGAAGTACAGCCGAACTACGCGACGTGATCATCGACGCGGCACGCGCCGAGTTCGCCCGATACGGACTGGCCGGCGCCCGGATCGACCGGATCGCCAAATCCGCGAACGCCAGCAAGGAGCGGCTCTACGCGCATTTCGGCGACAAGGAGGCCTTGTTCCGACAGGTGGTCGCCGCCGACAGCGCGGAGTTCTTCAGTGCGATCGCTGTCCGGCCGGACGCCGTCGCCGAATTCGCCGGAGACCTCTACGACCTGGCCGCCAGCAAGCCGGAGCATCTCCGGATGATCACCTGGGCACGCTTGGAAGGCGTACCGCTGGAGGAACCCGAACTCGACGGCCGCAAGATCCGCGAACGCGACACCGCTTCCATCATCGCCGCCCAGGCGGCCGGCCACGTCGACCGGCGATGGGAGCCCCACCAGCTGTTGATCATGATGTTCGGCATCGGGATGGCCTGGGCGGCTTGGCCGGAGGTCGGACCCGTCGACGCCGATACCCACGCCACCAGCCGCGCCGCCGCGGTCGAGGCGGCCGCCCGCATTGTTGCCCCACAGGAAACGGCGGGCCATACAGACGTGAGTTAG
- a CDS encoding carotenoid oxygenase family protein, whose protein sequence is MTDARLNLRPGTGYPDIPLFQGWGAPSRIEADVYELESYGQVPADLNGRYYRAAYDWAFPPMADDELFINGDGMTAMFHFQNGHVDFKSRFVRTEKFRLERAARRALFGRYRNVYTADPSVRGRVRSTANTHVVWHGGKLLMLKEDGLPWEVDPETLETVGQWDFYGAMTSKTCTAHPSFDPDTGEMFLFGYEAKGEATRDIAYYVVDASGHVTHESWFEAPYPAYIHDFRVSRSHAVFPVSPAATDLDRLKAGGAHWQWDSSKASYIGVLPRYGHGEQIRWIEVPTHAPGHFVNSYDEDGMTVVDVCQGKTGPFPFFFPDVQGNMFDPADMATYLTRWRIDPSDPATPVRVERLDEVVCEFPQIDARREMSRHRDGYFLVMNAGMPAGRLLEAPGDPAFPDGAPDMVPASPAMNGIGHYDFVNGQFTVHALPQGDTAQEVEFVPAYLGAPEGVGYLLALVNRVAERHSDLLIFDAEDVGAGPLGGYKLPVRLSTIHGTWMPEHQLGL, encoded by the coding sequence ATGACCGACGCTCGACTCAACCTGCGACCCGGAACCGGCTACCCGGATATCCCCCTGTTCCAGGGCTGGGGCGCACCCAGCCGCATCGAGGCCGACGTGTACGAACTGGAGTCCTACGGCCAGGTGCCGGCCGACCTCAACGGGCGTTACTACCGCGCCGCGTACGACTGGGCGTTCCCGCCGATGGCAGACGATGAACTGTTCATCAACGGCGACGGTATGACCGCGATGTTCCATTTCCAGAACGGTCACGTGGACTTCAAGTCGCGATTCGTGCGTACCGAGAAGTTCCGGCTGGAACGCGCCGCCCGGCGCGCTCTGTTCGGGCGATACCGCAACGTCTACACGGCCGACCCGAGCGTTCGTGGCCGGGTCCGCTCGACGGCGAACACCCATGTCGTCTGGCACGGCGGCAAGCTGCTCATGCTCAAAGAGGACGGCCTGCCCTGGGAGGTGGACCCGGAAACCCTTGAGACAGTGGGCCAGTGGGATTTCTACGGAGCGATGACCAGCAAAACCTGCACGGCGCACCCGAGCTTCGACCCCGACACCGGAGAGATGTTCCTGTTCGGCTACGAAGCCAAGGGTGAGGCCACCCGCGATATCGCCTACTACGTCGTCGACGCGAGTGGGCATGTGACACACGAGTCGTGGTTCGAGGCCCCCTACCCCGCCTATATCCACGATTTCCGGGTCTCCCGCAGTCATGCGGTGTTCCCGGTCAGCCCGGCCGCGACCGACCTGGACCGGCTCAAAGCCGGTGGTGCGCACTGGCAATGGGATTCGTCCAAGGCGTCCTACATCGGGGTGCTGCCACGGTACGGGCACGGCGAGCAGATCCGGTGGATCGAGGTGCCGACCCATGCACCGGGCCATTTCGTCAATTCCTACGACGAGGACGGCATGACCGTCGTCGACGTCTGCCAGGGCAAGACGGGACCGTTTCCGTTCTTCTTCCCCGACGTGCAGGGCAACATGTTCGACCCGGCCGATATGGCCACCTACCTGACCCGGTGGCGGATCGATCCGAGCGACCCGGCGACGCCGGTCCGGGTGGAGCGCCTCGATGAGGTCGTCTGCGAATTTCCGCAGATCGACGCGCGGCGGGAGATGTCACGGCACCGGGACGGCTACTTCTTGGTCATGAACGCGGGCATGCCGGCCGGCCGGCTGCTGGAGGCGCCCGGCGACCCGGCATTCCCGGACGGCGCACCTGACATGGTTCCCGCGTCGCCGGCCATGAACGGGATCGGCCACTATGACTTCGTCAACGGGCAGTTCACCGTGCACGCCCTGCCCCAGGGCGATACCGCGCAGGAGGTCGAGTTCGTCCCGGCATACCTGGGTGCCCCCGAAGGGGTCGGCTATCTGCTGGCGCTGGTGAACCGGGTCGCCGAGCGCCACAGTGACCTGCTGATCTTCGATGCCGAGGACGTCGGAGCGGGTCCGTTGGGTGGGTACAAGCTGCCCGTGCGGCTCAGCACGATCCACGGGACCTGGATGCCCGAACACCAGCTCGGTCTGTAG
- a CDS encoding helix-turn-helix domain-containing protein → MSLPETVARARAVLGDEPTAWAIQRSKQICDTYEASVRADPTITGDGLDRVACEAALLTVLVNLRTGRAEAPAPPEGFESVRRAVRQGARIETILRVVWFSHTAAQMALLEVLSREVPAERLADELRAVSVGLFEFVDGLVGELATAYDQERAAWHGRLAALRRQTMDHIVEHGTAPDGSEQLLGIRLRGDHLAAVIRSVDPAPPTGWDGNVTRYVAAVSATIEALNSLVLDQPDGSTVIWSLSAAPRDPVSVVTDRVPHPPGSIVAFGPVGRDVAGLQSSVLGARQAALVGGQHQSEGSWTYDDVGLQAVLLADPEAAGRYVRHVLKGLTDGDAKSAMLRETLWAYLRHGRSRLAAAEELHIAPNTVAYRVRQADERLERPALDDPTPMVVALSLARDFPALLG, encoded by the coding sequence GTGAGCCTGCCGGAGACCGTCGCCCGCGCCAGGGCGGTCCTCGGCGACGAGCCGACGGCCTGGGCGATCCAGCGATCCAAGCAGATCTGCGATACCTACGAGGCGTCCGTCCGGGCCGATCCGACGATCACCGGCGACGGGCTGGATCGGGTGGCGTGCGAGGCCGCGCTCCTGACGGTCTTGGTCAACCTGCGTACCGGGCGCGCAGAGGCCCCGGCACCGCCGGAAGGCTTCGAGAGTGTCCGGCGCGCCGTGCGTCAAGGCGCCAGAATCGAGACAATCCTGCGGGTGGTGTGGTTCAGCCACACCGCCGCTCAAATGGCCCTGTTGGAGGTGCTGTCCCGCGAGGTGCCGGCCGAGCGGCTCGCCGATGAATTGCGCGCGGTCTCCGTGGGATTGTTCGAATTCGTCGACGGCCTCGTCGGCGAGCTCGCCACGGCCTACGACCAGGAACGCGCGGCATGGCACGGCCGCTTGGCGGCATTGCGCCGCCAGACCATGGACCACATCGTCGAGCACGGCACCGCCCCGGACGGCAGCGAACAACTCCTCGGGATCCGCCTGCGCGGTGACCATCTGGCCGCCGTGATCCGGTCGGTCGACCCGGCCCCGCCGACCGGATGGGACGGCAACGTCACGCGCTATGTCGCAGCGGTGAGCGCGACGATCGAGGCGCTCAACAGTCTGGTCCTCGACCAGCCGGACGGTTCCACGGTGATCTGGTCACTGTCCGCTGCGCCGCGGGACCCGGTCTCGGTCGTCACGGACCGTGTCCCGCACCCGCCCGGATCGATCGTCGCGTTCGGACCTGTCGGCCGGGACGTGGCCGGCTTGCAGAGCTCGGTGCTCGGGGCCCGGCAGGCTGCGCTCGTGGGCGGACAGCACCAGAGCGAGGGCTCATGGACCTACGACGACGTCGGGCTGCAAGCGGTGCTGCTTGCCGACCCCGAGGCCGCCGGCAGGTACGTCCGCCACGTGCTCAAGGGCCTGACCGACGGTGACGCCAAGTCGGCGATGCTGCGCGAAACACTGTGGGCCTACCTGCGGCACGGACGCAGCAGACTCGCGGCCGCCGAAGAGCTGCACATCGCGCCGAACACGGTCGCCTACCGGGTGCGCCAAGCCGACGAACGTCTGGAACGGCCGGCCCTCGACGATCCCACGCCCATGGTCGTCGCCCTCAGCCTGGCCCGAGACTTCCCTGCCCTGCTCGGCTGA